From a single Fusobacterium ulcerans ATCC 49185 genomic region:
- a CDS encoding autotransporter-associated N-terminal domain-containing protein: MRKNEIEKSLKRFLKRKVSYSVSLLVAFMITGGIAAGAGVTAEEIHETKEELLTKIQREREEIKQKLLENDSKLKALNLDSRILLKEADFYSKPVEPAYGFTMIGGFKKADSVGKDWKGSVRGDTPMDKMRKRFNEVHGNSTENGEKGTLLEAAQYTHNNRAGGYASSGWINMNGNYHLNTNVYDAEAKLFILPVVKAPVVIEPTIPNVSFTVPTAPTVIPVTSPAIASITVGAVNVTAPTVVTPTVTLPTTPAAPGDITVTVNEPNINVNIGAINVAGPGVLNIPNLVTPNIVISLNPVAPPSIIPPSPSVSTPAAPAAPNFVSYVAPGGSWLGGYTAYQGVNYFNPAILYANTNSLASLGTTANLASGSVRRQTDTAMPLFSNMQITNGSGGARGKVYAYRTGGVAKTGYKNIKSPDTAVAYTPVYYGPSNGGLTPIVTGTASNPGYVANTTLADKEIDQKNRWIMTIHKRAGNAKTVVENIDFEIGGADGVPGSTGWSSGDAAKTGESGVLLMRNDGDALFRNSTIDLLGKTTINVDILHYGAHYLTSLELDNVKINIKGDENTLFSNVPHSDIGVWGTVDVTAKNSSWGLPQRDDGVGKQGIHGKTDLNIDTKVNTIYYIRANGSYRWNGYNGGSTVLSDGTTAQHSHIANPEAFLVYTPLMGRVRYENKDSGLNKGIFNFNGSGNVGTWVQKYVPDRTKYTYNSAMAATEAPIIDLGKVMMNGDGNVGIYLAQHNTRPDYNGIFQGSLPIDFYIGTALNSSGGNQSIDGNKDGDATKSSGNVALYVSSGQRKELTVANGYFPATTNLVTNGATNIYGTGVPGGTQIGYKDLDTLAHAIQNLKIDTYSAVFGKYSKNNIAIVARNGSVVELSPSTTITDGQGSGTPDADRAEGTIIAFAEGVWYNPRTAAGNRAPNDGNNHFDGKVVIDGTSGQKYVPQYGSSVLVSQNIALGSKKAVAVFAKDGAKIETKSITVYGAESTGAFASGHKRWLDVGISNLEGNTAIGGGTAAPSVINIAGDIVLTNGDKNKGVVAMSGATGDGAQITVTGKLNVAGLGAYVDGAKSKIIINGVGSTLTSGEDGALVALNGGQLEFKGGIITHGVEDQLAFYSSSAGNSRLTFTGATTLNISKGVVFYGDTSDFTAGTGTTAYNGMNNLTVTLTDNGVNLGVFKDIDVTWDGSVTYVNGLKTIPKVAAINTGSYWYKSSLDGKKLTVAVDVDRDDISAGITPGDGFNDIVMERKEVILNAGKTVRSVAGRGLYLGSNTIAVANTESGYTIKGTVDIADGVNEAVGIYTSYGHINVENNGVVKVSKGVGVYGINGSKVENKAGGKIELASSDSTNQSIGILSLATNKSGTQDAYGKNTGKAGLWGEVINKGIIDITGTHGIGIYMENNHNSALKTQMAIYNEAPITLGDNGKGIVIRSTNTTGAGGTLTLKDSGSGKDIKVGKNGIGIYAQGSDVKMDGNYGIEIQEGGVALQSEGNSIISRTNAADKLTVDYAGTSGTGNTAIGIAFKGVTGNTFNNNMNMDVLNTNGAETIVGIYGSGAGTLTNSGDITAESTGSYGIISEGVDVVNTGLITVGDSGLPVSSAIGIYVKDASVDAVGKDIVIQGNGDSSTSTHPIGIYAKSSIAGNREIKVTNGASPMSIAGKAGIGIYVEDTVGTALKLNNSSNIVLGDSSAVADRRFGIFMTNAKNTANETSGIITVGENNIGIYSKDSILKNSGTINVTHNASGTENIGIHNVTDNENFTFSNSGTINVNGVSNIGISAKTTGTHQGSIELSGGTLNVTAASLADGDIPLGIYASGNNITISSTASSNITADPNAVGIYIDGDNTSKTSGLINLSLSSDTGGKMGIGAYYKGGAFADAGTIKLNSTSTALSGSDPVRPIGLYYGTGSTQNKTDIEIISGSNEIIGMYGSTLAPFTNSGNITLNAKGIGAYFIDTDVTNSGNVTVNANDGYGMYFKGGDSSSTGTITATGSNSAGVIVTQAGAEFTNSIGGIINSGGTSSIGVYAENGTTFTNAGTLNSTLAGGSIGAFAKGSTIENTGTIGSHNLGLYGKDASTINYTSGTMTINSGVGILVDGLTSTVNLNGGTITGTVNNTTSVVGKNTGIVNLNGTNISQSGSGTVGIVIENGSSTLTSGNISVGAGGTGVYAKNSAITLSGYSGNITMGNQGIAMYSEDSALSSGTLNVNYTNTAKGVGIYYEGTNPVTNNITINHTGDNLVSIFADGISLTNTAAQTINADGIGIYGDNGAAVSNQGTLTLSGDDTIGIYLDGASSTVTDMGTIIGTPSTVGNKIGVYVNSGDIIGNTAYNFDIDGGIGIYLKNNDISYTGTMTVTGDSTIANRTIGIYVDPGITGTLGAKINVTGEDALGIYLAENMGVAANITYNGELNITSSSTANKGIGALLEQGSTFTLGAGGKVDIGGTNNMGFYVKNGANLNVSGGTVTNTAAGIFAYLDNGNLHFTSGTPVNINFANVIVSGVAGNILNDTAITVGTSGLQGDSGATITNSNLGTINGNVVNAKAMVGTGVGTTLVNAGTINLTGDTSIGMYTEDFAVGTSTGHVSVGDKSAAYYVGTDGTMNISGTASVGEDSTLLFGAGGTINYTGADIVMSNKSIALTLSDSAASVDFNTREVTTGTEGTGIFLTGTGDISKVTNLAKLNVHNKATGIFMDNNVALNTGMAINIIGTEAIGVFTTNNGNINYSGNMSSSTIKNKGIINTGTGTTVNSGTIQLTGDSSIGMYGENGTMINNSSIEVGNGAYTGLILNSAVAMYGKNVTSVSNNGNIKIGKDAVGIFGENTVVTNSNSIQSTGAKSTGIYGLQGSASNTGSIVLGDSSNGIFVKNGTTITNTGNITVGNTNSAGIYGAGTTSVDHNSGTITAGKESVGIATENGNITVANGTVINVGTDSSYIYSASGTGTNNTNLSLSDHSIGMYTKSGTMINNANIIVGKSTVVSGLPPKISVGMAAESGTVENSSLGYIHVPDNHGVGMVANDLGHGINRGTIRVDGNLAYGMQATKGSTLENHGAIIVDGANSRGMAATDYSIVRNHTTGTITVNGADSEGIYVDYGATAENYGTINVNGAGRTGIYLGTDGVLLNKGTINLSGEADGVITGSGSLTNVGDITINGPTASIDGITITNTGTITVNGALDFGTITLGSTAGHIGTINADSFNKGQFIVLPNVTQGSNHDMYTVQYLNGITNVPNHGSITAISHSVSFIADVQKDDTDPNLIRVVLVRIPYKKLLAGTDAIEFGKGLDEIFAGAADKELEMFDALKNISDKDELGATFDNELRGNVYANIQTRMLDINEVFTTSYENLRNNRLYSRETLKIGAIMTGGETKSRRAGVEDYESKSLGTMILKEYDHMKYGRVSNWSVGFTQTKFDFDPGSKETVYSLNAGVGFEDYIKDSKNLKYYTRGEISVNHHETDRKIHLSSGTYENTGKFWSGTVEWKNKLRYDIPLDSEKINIGLFGTFNLGYGKFEDFKESGDGIELDIESKDMYIVRPGVGADIAFNKYAQSGKYSLIGKATAEYELGKVYDGANKAKIKNTDAGYYDLEKPKKVKDIIKIGAELKYETREGHSIGFEVTRQEGSVDATRYGVNLMYRF; this comes from the coding sequence ATGAGAAAGAATGAAATTGAAAAATCTTTAAAGAGATTTTTAAAAAGAAAAGTCAGTTATTCAGTTTCACTTTTGGTAGCATTTATGATAACAGGCGGAATAGCTGCAGGAGCAGGAGTAACAGCAGAAGAGATTCATGAAACAAAAGAAGAGCTGCTGACAAAGATTCAGAGGGAGAGAGAAGAGATAAAACAGAAATTGCTGGAGAATGATTCTAAATTGAAAGCATTGAATCTGGATTCAAGAATTCTTTTAAAAGAAGCAGATTTTTATTCAAAACCAGTAGAGCCAGCTTATGGTTTTACAATGATAGGAGGATTTAAAAAAGCTGATAGTGTAGGGAAAGACTGGAAAGGGAGTGTAAGAGGAGATACTCCAATGGATAAAATGAGAAAAAGATTTAATGAGGTACATGGAAACTCTACAGAAAATGGAGAAAAGGGAACACTTTTGGAAGCAGCCCAATATACACATAATAATAGAGCAGGAGGATATGCATCAAGTGGCTGGATAAATATGAATGGAAATTATCATTTAAATACTAATGTATATGATGCAGAGGCAAAATTATTTATTCTTCCAGTAGTAAAGGCACCAGTAGTAATAGAACCTACAATACCAAATGTATCATTTACAGTACCAACAGCTCCAACAGTAATACCAGTGACATCACCAGCAATAGCATCAATAACAGTAGGAGCAGTAAATGTGACAGCTCCAACAGTAGTAACCCCAACAGTGACACTGCCGACAACCCCAGCAGCACCAGGGGATATAACAGTAACAGTAAATGAACCAAATATAAATGTGAACATAGGGGCAATAAATGTAGCAGGACCAGGGGTATTAAATATCCCTAATTTAGTTACCCCTAATATAGTGATTTCTTTGAATCCTGTGGCACCACCTTCAATTATACCTCCATCACCAAGTGTATCTACACCAGCAGCACCAGCAGCACCAAATTTTGTATCATATGTAGCGCCTGGAGGATCATGGTTAGGAGGATATACAGCATACCAAGGAGTCAATTATTTTAATCCTGCAATTTTATATGCAAATACTAACTCTTTAGCTAGTTTAGGAACTACTGCAAATTTAGCTAGTGGAAGTGTAAGAAGACAAACAGATACTGCTATGCCTCTTTTTTCTAATATGCAGATAACAAATGGATCTGGGGGAGCAAGAGGAAAAGTATATGCCTATAGAACTGGAGGTGTAGCAAAAACTGGTTATAAGAATATAAAAAGTCCAGATACAGCAGTAGCATATACCCCTGTATATTATGGACCTTCTAATGGTGGGCTCACACCAATTGTTACAGGAACAGCATCGAATCCAGGATATGTTGCAAATACAACTCTTGCAGATAAAGAGATAGATCAGAAAAATAGATGGATAATGACTATTCATAAAAGAGCAGGAAATGCAAAAACGGTTGTAGAAAATATAGACTTTGAGATAGGAGGAGCTGATGGAGTTCCAGGTTCTACAGGTTGGAGCAGTGGAGATGCAGCAAAAACTGGAGAATCGGGAGTTCTCTTAATGAGAAATGATGGGGATGCCCTATTTAGAAATTCAACTATTGATCTTTTAGGAAAAACTACAATCAATGTTGATATTTTACATTATGGGGCTCACTACTTAACATCTTTAGAACTTGACAATGTAAAGATTAATATAAAAGGAGATGAGAATACATTATTCAGCAATGTTCCTCATTCAGATATTGGAGTGTGGGGAACTGTAGATGTAACTGCTAAAAATAGCAGTTGGGGATTACCACAACGTGATGATGGAGTAGGAAAACAGGGAATACATGGAAAAACAGATCTGAATATAGATACTAAAGTAAATACTATTTATTATATAAGAGCAAATGGCTCATACAGATGGAATGGATATAATGGAGGAAGTACAGTATTATCAGATGGGACTACAGCACAACACAGTCATATAGCCAACCCAGAAGCATTTTTAGTATATACTCCTCTTATGGGAAGAGTAAGATATGAAAATAAGGATTCTGGATTAAATAAGGGTATTTTCAATTTTAATGGTTCTGGAAATGTAGGAACATGGGTACAAAAATATGTTCCAGATAGAACTAAATATACATATAACTCTGCTATGGCAGCAACAGAAGCTCCTATTATAGATTTAGGGAAAGTAATGATGAATGGGGATGGAAATGTAGGTATATACTTAGCTCAACATAATACTAGGCCAGACTATAATGGAATTTTCCAAGGAAGCTTGCCAATTGACTTCTATATAGGAACTGCATTAAATAGTAGTGGAGGAAATCAGTCAATTGATGGAAACAAAGATGGAGATGCAACAAAATCAAGTGGAAATGTGGCCCTTTATGTATCTTCAGGACAGAGAAAAGAATTAACAGTAGCCAATGGATATTTTCCTGCTACAACAAATTTAGTTACTAATGGAGCAACTAATATATATGGAACAGGAGTTCCAGGAGGAACACAAATTGGATATAAAGATTTGGATACTTTGGCTCATGCTATACAAAATCTTAAAATAGATACATATAGTGCAGTGTTTGGAAAGTATTCTAAAAATAATATAGCAATTGTTGCAAGAAATGGAAGTGTTGTTGAACTATCACCATCTACAACTATAACAGATGGACAAGGGTCAGGAACACCAGATGCAGATAGAGCAGAAGGAACAATAATAGCTTTTGCAGAGGGGGTATGGTATAACCCTAGAACTGCAGCTGGAAATAGAGCTCCAAATGATGGGAATAATCATTTTGATGGAAAAGTAGTTATAGATGGAACATCGGGACAAAAATATGTGCCACAATATGGTTCTTCAGTTCTTGTTTCACAGAATATAGCTTTAGGAAGTAAAAAAGCTGTAGCAGTATTTGCTAAAGATGGAGCAAAGATAGAAACAAAGAGTATAACTGTTTATGGAGCTGAATCTACAGGAGCCTTTGCATCTGGACATAAAAGATGGTTGGATGTGGGAATTTCAAACTTAGAAGGAAATACAGCAATTGGTGGAGGAACAGCAGCTCCTTCAGTTATTAATATAGCTGGAGATATAGTTCTTACAAATGGTGATAAAAATAAAGGTGTTGTTGCTATGAGTGGAGCAACAGGAGATGGAGCTCAAATAACTGTAACAGGTAAGTTAAATGTAGCAGGACTTGGAGCTTATGTAGATGGGGCAAAATCAAAAATAATAATAAATGGGGTAGGGAGTACTCTTACATCTGGAGAAGATGGGGCTTTAGTAGCTTTAAATGGAGGACAGCTTGAATTTAAAGGTGGAATTATAACTCATGGAGTAGAAGATCAATTGGCATTTTATTCATCTTCAGCTGGAAATTCAAGACTGACATTTACAGGAGCTACAACTTTGAATATAAGTAAAGGGGTAGTTTTCTATGGAGATACTTCAGACTTTACTGCTGGAACAGGAACTACAGCATACAATGGAATGAATAATCTTACAGTTACTTTAACAGATAATGGAGTAAATCTTGGAGTGTTTAAAGATATAGATGTAACATGGGACGGATCAGTAACATATGTAAATGGATTAAAAACTATTCCTAAAGTTGCAGCTATAAATACAGGATCATACTGGTATAAGAGCAGTCTTGATGGGAAAAAACTTACTGTAGCAGTGGATGTAGATAGAGATGATATCTCAGCAGGAATAACACCAGGAGATGGATTTAATGATATAGTTATGGAAAGAAAAGAGGTAATTCTAAATGCTGGTAAAACTGTACGTTCTGTGGCAGGAAGAGGATTATATCTTGGTTCAAACACTATAGCAGTAGCTAATACTGAATCTGGTTATACTATCAAAGGAACAGTGGATATAGCAGATGGAGTAAATGAAGCAGTAGGGATATATACAAGTTATGGACATATAAATGTAGAGAATAATGGAGTTGTAAAAGTATCAAAAGGAGTAGGTGTATACGGAATTAATGGAAGTAAGGTAGAAAATAAAGCTGGTGGAAAAATAGAACTAGCAAGCTCAGATTCCACAAATCAATCTATTGGAATTCTATCACTTGCTACTAATAAATCTGGAACTCAAGATGCCTATGGAAAGAATACAGGGAAAGCTGGACTATGGGGAGAAGTTATTAATAAAGGAATTATTGATATAACTGGTACTCATGGAATAGGTATCTATATGGAAAATAATCATAATAGTGCACTTAAGACCCAAATGGCTATATATAATGAAGCTCCTATTACATTGGGAGATAATGGAAAAGGTATTGTAATAAGAAGCACTAATACAACTGGAGCTGGAGGAACTCTTACTCTGAAAGATTCTGGAAGCGGAAAAGATATCAAAGTTGGTAAAAATGGAATAGGTATCTATGCTCAAGGTTCAGATGTAAAAATGGATGGAAATTATGGAATAGAAATCCAAGAGGGAGGAGTAGCGCTCCAATCAGAAGGAAATAGTATAATATCTCGCACTAATGCAGCAGATAAACTTACAGTGGACTATGCAGGAACTTCTGGAACAGGGAACACAGCTATCGGAATAGCTTTTAAAGGAGTGACAGGAAATACATTTAATAATAATATGAATATGGATGTATTGAATACTAATGGTGCAGAAACTATAGTAGGTATCTATGGATCAGGAGCAGGAACTCTTACAAACTCTGGAGATATAACAGCAGAATCTACAGGTTCTTATGGAATAATTTCAGAGGGAGTAGATGTAGTAAATACAGGACTAATAACAGTTGGAGATAGTGGACTGCCAGTAAGTAGCGCAATAGGAATTTATGTAAAAGATGCTTCTGTAGATGCAGTTGGAAAAGATATTGTGATACAAGGAAATGGAGACAGCTCAACAAGTACACACCCTATAGGAATATATGCAAAGAGTAGTATTGCAGGGAACAGAGAAATAAAAGTTACTAATGGAGCATCACCAATGAGTATTGCAGGAAAAGCTGGAATAGGAATATATGTAGAGGATACTGTTGGAACAGCTTTGAAATTAAATAATTCATCAAATATAGTTTTAGGAGATTCATCAGCAGTAGCAGACAGAAGATTTGGAATATTTATGACAAATGCTAAAAATACTGCAAATGAAACAAGTGGAATAATAACTGTAGGAGAAAATAATATAGGTATCTACAGTAAAGATTCTATACTTAAAAACAGTGGAACAATAAATGTGACACATAATGCATCTGGAACAGAAAATATAGGGATACATAATGTAACAGATAATGAAAACTTTACATTTAGTAATTCTGGAACAATAAATGTAAATGGAGTATCAAATATAGGTATCTCTGCTAAAACAACAGGAACTCACCAAGGTTCAATAGAACTAAGTGGAGGAACATTAAATGTAACAGCAGCAAGTCTTGCTGATGGAGATATTCCATTAGGAATATATGCATCAGGAAATAATATAACAATATCTTCAACAGCTTCAAGTAATATAACTGCAGATCCTAATGCTGTTGGAATATACATAGATGGAGATAATACTTCAAAAACAAGTGGATTAATAAACCTTTCTCTTTCATCTGATACAGGTGGTAAGATGGGAATAGGAGCCTACTATAAAGGTGGCGCTTTTGCAGATGCGGGAACAATAAAACTAAACAGTACATCTACAGCGCTAAGTGGATCAGATCCAGTAAGACCTATTGGGTTATACTATGGAACAGGTTCTACACAAAATAAAACTGATATAGAAATTATATCAGGAAGCAATGAAATTATAGGAATGTATGGTTCAACTTTAGCACCATTTACTAACAGTGGAAATATAACATTGAATGCTAAAGGAATAGGGGCATACTTCATAGATACAGATGTAACAAATAGTGGAAATGTAACAGTAAATGCCAATGATGGATATGGAATGTACTTCAAAGGGGGAGATTCTTCATCAACAGGAACTATAACAGCCACAGGAAGTAATTCTGCTGGAGTTATTGTAACTCAGGCAGGAGCTGAGTTTACAAATAGTATAGGAGGAATAATAAATTCTGGAGGAACATCATCAATTGGTGTCTATGCAGAAAACGGAACTACATTTACAAATGCAGGAACTCTGAATTCTACTCTTGCAGGAGGAAGTATAGGAGCCTTTGCTAAAGGTTCTACAATAGAAAATACAGGAACAATTGGTTCACATAATCTTGGACTATATGGAAAAGATGCTTCAACTATTAACTATACATCTGGAACAATGACTATTAACAGTGGAGTAGGAATACTTGTTGATGGACTGACATCAACTGTTAATCTTAATGGTGGAACTATAACAGGAACTGTTAATAATACTACATCAGTAGTGGGAAAAAATACTGGAATAGTAAATCTAAATGGAACAAATATATCTCAGAGTGGTTCTGGAACAGTAGGAATAGTTATAGAGAATGGAAGTTCAACTCTAACAAGTGGAAATATATCTGTAGGAGCTGGAGGAACTGGAGTATATGCAAAAAACAGTGCAATAACTTTATCTGGATATAGTGGAAATATCACTATGGGAAATCAGGGAATAGCTATGTATTCTGAGGATTCAGCGCTGTCTTCAGGAACATTGAATGTAAACTATACTAATACTGCTAAAGGAGTAGGTATATACTATGAAGGAACAAATCCAGTAACAAATAACATAACAATAAATCATACAGGAGATAATCTTGTAAGTATATTTGCTGATGGAATCTCTCTTACAAATACAGCAGCTCAAACTATCAATGCTGATGGAATTGGAATATATGGAGACAATGGAGCAGCAGTTTCTAATCAAGGAACACTGACTTTATCTGGAGATGATACAATAGGTATCTATTTAGATGGAGCAAGTTCTACAGTAACAGATATGGGAACTATAATAGGAACTCCATCAACAGTTGGTAATAAGATAGGAGTTTATGTAAATAGTGGAGATATAATAGGAAATACAGCATATAACTTTGATATTGATGGAGGAATAGGAATCTATCTGAAAAACAATGACATAAGCTATACAGGAACTATGACTGTAACAGGAGATTCTACAATAGCAAACAGAACAATAGGTATATATGTAGATCCAGGTATAACAGGGACTCTTGGAGCAAAAATAAATGTAACAGGAGAAGATGCATTAGGTATATATCTTGCTGAAAACATGGGAGTAGCAGCAAATATAACGTATAATGGAGAACTTAATATTACATCTTCAAGTACAGCAAACAAAGGAATAGGGGCTTTACTTGAACAGGGAAGCACATTCACTTTAGGTGCTGGAGGAAAAGTAGATATAGGTGGAACAAATAACATGGGATTCTATGTTAAAAATGGAGCTAACCTTAATGTATCAGGAGGAACAGTAACAAATACAGCAGCAGGTATTTTTGCATACTTAGATAATGGAAATCTTCATTTTACATCGGGAACTCCTGTAAATATTAATTTTGCCAATGTAATAGTATCAGGAGTAGCAGGGAATATACTTAATGATACTGCTATAACTGTAGGAACAAGTGGACTGCAAGGAGATAGTGGAGCAACAATAACTAACTCTAACCTAGGAACTATCAATGGAAATGTAGTAAATGCAAAGGCTATGGTAGGAACAGGAGTGGGAACTACTCTTGTAAATGCAGGAACAATAAATCTTACAGGGGATACATCAATAGGAATGTATACTGAAGATTTTGCTGTTGGAACATCAACAGGACATGTATCAGTAGGGGATAAGTCAGCAGCATACTATGTTGGAACTGATGGAACTATGAATATAAGCGGAACAGCTTCAGTAGGAGAAGACTCGACTTTACTATTTGGCGCAGGAGGAACAATCAACTATACAGGTGCTGATATAGTTATGAGCAATAAAAGTATAGCTCTTACACTTTCTGATTCAGCTGCTTCAGTAGATTTCAACACTAGAGAAGTTACAACAGGAACAGAGGGAACGGGAATATTCCTTACAGGAACAGGAGATATTTCTAAAGTGACAAATCTTGCTAAATTAAATGTACATAATAAAGCAACAGGAATATTTATGGATAATAATGTAGCATTGAATACAGGAATGGCTATAAATATCATAGGAACAGAAGCTATAGGAGTATTTACTACAAATAATGGTAATATAAATTATTCTGGAAATATGAGTTCCTCAACTATAAAAAATAAAGGAATAATCAATACAGGAACAGGAACTACTGTAAATAGTGGAACTATTCAACTTACAGGAGATTCTAGTATAGGTATGTATGGTGAGAATGGAACTATGATAAACAACTCATCAATAGAAGTAGGAAATGGAGCATATACAGGACTGATACTTAATTCAGCAGTAGCTATGTATGGTAAAAATGTAACTTCTGTATCAAACAATGGAAATATAAAAATAGGAAAAGATGCAGTAGGTATATTTGGAGAAAATACTGTTGTAACAAACAGTAATTCTATTCAAAGTACAGGAGCAAAGAGTACAGGAATTTATGGACTTCAGGGAAGTGCTTCAAATACTGGAAGTATAGTGTTAGGAGATAGCTCTAATGGTATATTTGTAAAAAATGGAACTACAATAACAAATACAGGAAATATAACAGTGGGAAATACTAATTCAGCTGGAATCTATGGAGCAGGAACTACTTCAGTAGATCATAACAGTGGAACAATAACTGCTGGAAAAGAATCTGTTGGAATAGCTACGGAAAATGGAAACATAACAGTAGCAAATGGCACTGTTATCAATGTAGGAACAGATTCATCATATATATATTCTGCTTCAGGAACAGGAACAAATAATACTAATCTGTCATTAAGCGATCATAGTATAGGGATGTATACAAAATCAGGAACTATGATAAATAATGCTAATATAATAGTAGGTAAATCAACTGTAGTATCAGGACTACCTCCAAAGATTTCAGTAGGAATGGCAGCAGAATCAGGAACTGTGGAAAATTCTTCTTTGGGATATATACATGTACCTGATAATCATGGAGTAGGAATGGTAGCAAATGATCTAGGACATGGAATAAACAGAGGAACTATTCGAGTAGATGGAAATCTTGCTTATGGAATGCAGGCAACTAAAGGGTCAACATTGGAAAACCATGGAGCAATTATAGTAGATGGAGCAAATTCAAGAGGAATGGCAGCTACTGATTATTCAATAGTAAGAAATCATACTACAGGAACTATTACAGTAAATGGAGCAGACAGTGAAGGAATTTATGTAGACTATGGAGCAACTGCTGAAAACTATGGAACAATAAATGTAAATGGAGCAGGAAGAACAGGAATATATTTAGGTACTGATGGAGTTCTTCTTAATAAAGGAACAATAAATCTATCAGGAGAAGCAGATGGAGTTATAACAGGTAGTGGAAGTCTGACAAATGTAGGAGATATAACTATCAATGGACCAACAGCTTCAATAGATGGAATAACTATTACAAATACAGGAACAATAACAGTAAATGGAGCTCTTGATTTTGGAACTATAACTTTAGGAAGTACAGCAGGACATATAGGAACAATAAATGCTGATTCATTTAATAAAGGACAGTTTATAGTTCTTCCAAATGTAACTCAGGGAAGCAATCATGATATGTATACAGTACAATATCTAAATGGAATTACAAATGTACCAAATCATGGATCTATAACAGCAATATCTCATTCAGTTTCATTTATAGCAGATGTACAAAAAGATGATACTGATCCTAATTTAATAAGAGTAGTATTGGTAAGAATACCATATAAGAAACTTCTTGCTGGAACAGATGCTATAGAGTTTGGAAAAGGACTGGATGAAATTTTTGCAGGAGCGGCAGATAAAGAACTTGAAATGTTTGATGCATTAAAAAATATATCAGATAAAGATGAATTGGGAGCTACATTTGATAATGAGCTTAGAGGAAATGTATATGCAAATATCCAAACTAGAATGCTGGATATTAATGAAGTATTTACTACATCATATGAAAATCTGAGAAACAACAGACTTTATTCAAGAGAAACTCTTAAAATAGGAGCTATCATGACTGGAGGAGAAACAAAGAGCAGAAGAGCAGGGGTTGAAGATTATGAATCTAAATCTCTTGGAACAATGATATTAAAAGAGTATGATCATATGAAATATGGAAGAGTATCTAACTGGAGTGTAGGATTTACACAGACTAAATTTGATTTTGATCCTGGATCAAAAGAAACAGTTTACTCACTGAATGCAGGAGTAGGATTTGAAGACTACATAAAAGACAGCAAGAATCTGAAATACTACACAAGAGGAGAGATAAGTGTAAATCATCATGAAACAGACAGAAAGATACACTTAAGCAGTGGAACATATGAGAATACAGGAAAATTCTGGTCAGGAACAGTAGAATGGAAAAATAAACTAAGATATGATATTCCATTGGATAGTGAAAAGATAAATATAGGATTATTTGGAACATTCAACTTAGGATATGGAAAGTTTGAAGATTTCAAAGAAAGTGGAGATGGAATAGAACTGGATATAGAATCAAAAGATATGTACATAGTAAGACCAGGAGTAGGAGCAGATATAGCTTTCAACAAATATGCGCAGTCAGGAAAATATAGTCTGATAGGAAAGGCAACAGCAGAGTATGAACTGGGGAAAGTATATGATGGAGCAAATAAGGCGAAAATTAAAAATACAGATGCAGGATACTATGACTTGGAAAAACCTAAGAAAGTAAAAGATATAATAAAAATAGGTGCAGAGCTGAAATATGAGACAAGAGAAGGACACAGCATAGGATTTGAAGTAACAAGACAAGAAGGAAGTGTAGATGCAACTAGATATGGAGTAAATCTAATGTATAGATTTTAA
- a CDS encoding cupin domain-containing protein translates to MELNILKNIPHEEAVNLKELVRIQKGQVVSKTLTQNNAVSITVFAFDKNEEIGTHDSSGDAMVTVLEGTGSFTVDGKKYILNQGETLVMPAKKPHSVFAEEAFKMLLVVVFPQNK, encoded by the coding sequence ATGGAACTAAATATTTTAAAAAATATTCCTCATGAAGAAGCAGTAAATTTAAAAGAACTTGTAAGAATACAGAAAGGTCAAGTAGTAAGCAAGACTCTTACTCAAAACAATGCAGTAAGTATAACAGTATTTGCATTTGATAAAAATGAAGAGATAGGAACACATGATTCCTCTGGAGATGCTATGGTCACAGTTTTAGAGGGAACAGGAAGTTTTACTGTAGATGGAAAAAAATATATTTTAAATCAGGGAGAAACTCTTGTAATGCCTGCAAAGAAACCTCATTCAGTTTTTGCAGAAGAAGCTTTTAAAATGCTGCTTGTAGTTGTATTCCCACAAAATAAATAA